From the Microplitis mediator isolate UGA2020A chromosome 6, iyMicMedi2.1, whole genome shotgun sequence genome, one window contains:
- the LOC130670519 gene encoding uncharacterized protein LOC130670519: MVDRYIRDEALSQIPVHHSQHAYQAGKSVEKALHEVVSYVERAFRQRESDLGVFIDIEGAFDNTPFEAICEAAERFGIEESIKEWAHNTLRSRIVTTELSDTKVRARVRRGCPQGGVTSPLMWLLVINELLVGLEKLGVHAVGYADDVALMIRGSSPVEIRWRMQRALDLVQNWCTDRSLKVNPNKTEMVLFTKKRKHKLIAPSIFDTELKFSTEVRYLGVTLDNKLTWRSHIGKQAQKATATFWACRRIFGTTWGLKPKLVKWIYTAILIPQLTFASVIWWPAIRRDVNIKALNKVYRLALLGITGALKTTPTLAMGALLNVVPPNITVESLAVKTALRLHFVGLWSKARTGHASILRNRDLEEVLAQGGVYGARSYHFRHKYKALFPNRQEWEGESNEILSPQGLVWFTDGSKRVEGAGAGIYSGGPKTETSLRLGHTASIFQAEVYAIWACVKHILELNHRNKHIYICSDSRAALKALTSVVVTSRLVRDCITLANKLASTNYVNLIWVPGHSGIKGNNIANELARTGACKTDPEPVCSIPVPLCFIRSHLAQWTCDRFWDLWLEAGGMRHTRALIEGPSKSLGTSLVELDRSKLRIIVGLVTGHWFTGRHLKLMGITDDSICPRCNSEDETPLHLLSQCRALEDVRKDILGICDDTRPNLLEVGMGRFLRFSKSINLPTQS; encoded by the coding sequence ATGGTGGATAGATACATAAGGGACGAAGCGCTGAGTCAAATACCAGTGCATCACTCACAGCATGCATACCAGGCTGGTAAATCTGTTGAAAAGGCTCTACATGAAGTAGTTAGCTACGTCGAGAGGGCCTTTCGGCAGAGGGAATCAGATCTGGGAGTATTCATTGACATTGAAGGGGCGTTTGATAATACACCCTTCGAAGCCATCTGCGAAGCAGCGGAACGCTTTGGGATAGAGGAATCTATCAAAGAATGGGCCCACAATACGCTTCGCTCGAGAATAGTGACAACCGAACTTAGTGACACTAAGGTACGGGCCCGTGTTAGAAGAGGCTGTCCGCAAGGAGGCGTGACCTCTCCTCTCATGTGGCTATTAGTCATTAACGAGCTTCTAGTAGGGCTGGAGAAGCTAGGAGTACACGCAGTGGGCTACGCGGATGACGTTGCTTTGATGATCAGAGGCAGTAGCCCAGTAGAGATAAGATGGAGAATGCAAAGAGCACTCGATCTTGTACAGAATTGGTGCACCGACAGATCTCTGAAGGTAAACCCTAACAAGACAGAGATGGTGCTCTTCACCAAAAAGAGGAAGCATAAGTTAATTGCGCCTTCAATTTTCGACACTGAGCTGAAGTTTTCAACAGAGGTACGCTACCTTGGAGTAACTCTGGACAATAAGCTCACGTGGAGAAGCCATATAGGGAAACAAGCTCAAAAAGCCACTGCCACTTTTTGGGCCTGTAGAAGGATATTTGGCACAACGTGGGGTCTAAAACCAAAACTAGTTAAGTGGATTTACACGGCTATTTTGATACCCCAACTAACCTTTGCCTCTGTCATTTGGTGGCCCGCAATACGAAGGGACGTCAACATCAAGGCATTAAATAAGGTCTACCGACTTGCTCTGCTAGGCATAACAGGAGCGCTTAAAACAACTCCCACCCTAGCTATGGGGGCACTCCTGAATGTAGTTCCTCCAAATATAACTGTAGAATCTCTGGCTGTGAAAACGGCTTTGAGACTGCATTTTGTTGGGTTGTGGTCGAAGGCTAGGACGGGACATGCGTCCATCCTACGGAACAGAGATCTCGAAGAGGTCCTGGCCCAAGGAGGGGTCTATGGCGCTCGTAGCTACCACTTCCGACACAAATACAAAGCCCTCTTTCCAAACAGGCAGGAATGGGAAGGAGAGAGCAATGAAATCCTATCACCCCAAGGGCTAGTCTGGTTTACGGACGGGTCCAAAAGGGTGGAGGGAGCAGGTGCAGGAATCTATAGCGGTGGACCCAAAACTGAGACATCCCTCAGACTGGGACACACTGCCTCTATTTTTCAGGCAGAAGTATATGCGATCTGGGCCTGTGTAAAGCACATTCTAGAGCTAAATCACAGGAACaaacacatatacatatgcaGTGACAGCCGTGCAGCTCTCAAGGCACTCACATCGGTCGTGGTGACTTCAAGGCTTGTACGGGACTGCATTACACTCGCCAACAAACTAGCGAGCACCAACTATGTCAATCTCATTTGGGTACCGGGTCACAGCGGTATCAAAGGGAATAACATAGCAAATGAATTGGCAAGGACAGGGGCCTGCAAAACGGACCCTGAGCCAGTCTGTTCAATTCCGGTGCCTCTATGCTTTATAAGAAGCCACTTGGCTCAATGGACCTGTGACAGGTTCTGGGACCTGTGGCTTGAAGCCGGAGGCATGCGACATACGAGGGCACTAATTGAAGGACCGTCGAAGTCGCTTGGTACCAGTCTAGTAGAGCTTGATAGATCCAAATTAAGGATTATTGTCGGGCTCGTTACAGGACACTGGTTTACCGGGAGGCATCTGAAGCTCATGGGCATCACCGATGATTCGATATGCCCTAGATGCAATTCAGAGGATGAAACTCCCCTCCACCTGCTGAGCCAATGCAGAGCCTTAGAAGATGTAAGGAAAGACATCTTGGGGATCTGTGATGATACTCGGCCTAACTTATTAGAGGTTGGGATGGGCAGATTTCTGCGATTCTCGAAATCCATAAATCTGCCAACCCAATCTTAA